Proteins from a single region of Pseudomonas sp. 10S4:
- a CDS encoding CpaF family protein → MTVEKLFGSPQRGPVGNTDHEGLKLVLHRYIIDAIEESGKNLLEGSRQLLAQFVTDKVAEYIARLHLAISRYEMERLAEEIVDELTGFGPLEVLLRDPSVTEILVNGPHRVFIERDGVLHQSDLRFIDAHHVERVMQRILAPLGRRLDESSPMVDARMPDGSRVNAIIPPIALDGPCLSIRKFRKDMLKSTDLMAMQTIDQSIFEFFQEAVGKRCNILISGGTGTGKTTLLNILSQLINPHERLVTIEDVAELQLGHPHVVRLETRPPNAEGHGEVKASDLIRNALRMRPDRIILGEIRGVEVLDVLTAMNTGHDGSMSTVHANNAQDALLRLETLVGLTGRTVAERTLRQMICAALDVIIQLTRLPDGRRCVSEVVEVVGVREGIYVTNTLFRLNRKTGFGFLREAINPAGDKLRHESSLD, encoded by the coding sequence ATGACCGTAGAAAAACTGTTCGGCTCACCCCAGCGCGGCCCCGTCGGCAACACCGACCACGAAGGCCTGAAACTGGTGCTGCACCGCTACATCATCGATGCCATCGAAGAATCCGGAAAAAACCTGCTGGAGGGTTCTCGGCAGTTGTTGGCGCAGTTCGTCACCGACAAGGTCGCCGAATACATTGCTCGCCTGCACCTGGCGATTTCCCGCTATGAAATGGAGCGCCTGGCCGAAGAAATCGTCGATGAACTGACCGGTTTCGGGCCGCTCGAAGTGTTGCTGCGCGATCCGTCCGTGACCGAAATCCTGGTCAACGGCCCGCACCGGGTGTTCATCGAACGGGACGGCGTGCTGCATCAAAGTGACCTGCGTTTTATCGATGCGCATCACGTTGAGCGAGTCATGCAACGCATTCTTGCACCGCTGGGGCGACGGCTAGATGAGTCTTCGCCGATGGTCGATGCGCGCATGCCTGATGGCAGTCGGGTCAATGCGATCATCCCGCCAATTGCACTGGACGGGCCGTGTCTGTCGATTCGTAAATTTCGCAAGGACATGCTCAAAAGCACCGACCTGATGGCCATGCAAACCATCGATCAGTCGATCTTCGAGTTTTTTCAGGAAGCGGTCGGCAAGCGCTGCAACATCCTCATCAGCGGCGGCACCGGCACCGGCAAAACCACCTTACTGAACATCCTCAGCCAATTGATCAACCCCCATGAACGACTGGTGACCATCGAAGACGTCGCCGAATTGCAGTTGGGCCACCCCCACGTCGTGCGCCTGGAAACCCGACCGCCCAATGCCGAGGGCCACGGCGAAGTCAAAGCCAGCGACCTGATCCGCAACGCCCTGCGGATGCGCCCCGACCGGATCATCCTCGGCGAGATTCGCGGGGTCGAAGTGCTCGACGTACTCACCGCCATGAACACCGGCCACGACGGTTCCATGAGCACCGTGCACGCCAACAATGCCCAGGACGCGTTGTTACGCCTGGAAACCCTGGTCGGCCTGACAGGTCGCACCGTGGCCGAACGCACCCTGCGGCAGATGATTTGCGCAGCGCTGGACGTGATCATCCAACTGACGCGTTTGCCCGACGGCCGCCGCTGCGTCAGCGAGGTGGTGGAAGTGGTCGGCGTGCGTGAAGGCATCTACGTCACCAACACGTTGTTCCGCCTCAATCGGAAGACGGGTTTCGGCTTCCTGCGCGAAGCGATCAACCCGGCCGGCGACAAGTTGCGGCACGAGTCGAGCCTGGACTGA
- a CDS encoding type II and III secretion system protein family protein has protein sequence MQSRSWPKFKPVFGALMLMGLSINTAFAVTGNCTALGRLPPVIEIGEGLQQDVQSPVAITRLAIGDPKIADVQANGSSSFLLTGMAPGATSLMVWTACASEPRQSMVFVQGKATAALTNASVLPSDDALLPSQVQTDIRFVEVSRTKLKEATASLIGTRGNFLLGSPGTLPTVGGVPTPKLPVDNGQFNFSWIGGKTMAIINALEGSGFAYTLARPSLVALSGQSASFLAGGEIPIPVPSAGSDTVTIEYKEFGIRLTLTPTIIGKNRIALKVAPEVSELDYSNAITIAGAQVPALTIRRTDTSVSLADGESFVISGLISTTNTSQVNKFPGLGDIPILGAFFRSSSINRQERELLMIVTPHLVQPLAADAQLPSLPGEKLRNYDPNFYRMFFLENGNFDKRSGLSQ, from the coding sequence ATGCAAAGTCGTTCCTGGCCGAAGTTCAAACCTGTTTTCGGGGCCTTGATGCTGATGGGACTGTCTATAAACACTGCCTTCGCGGTGACCGGCAATTGCACCGCACTGGGCCGCTTACCGCCAGTCATCGAAATCGGCGAAGGGCTGCAACAGGATGTGCAGTCGCCGGTGGCGATCACTCGCCTGGCCATTGGTGATCCGAAAATCGCCGATGTGCAGGCCAATGGCAGCTCATCCTTTTTACTCACCGGCATGGCCCCCGGCGCCACCAGTCTGATGGTCTGGACCGCCTGCGCCAGCGAGCCGCGCCAGAGCATGGTGTTTGTCCAGGGCAAAGCCACCGCCGCCCTGACCAACGCCAGCGTGCTGCCGTCGGATGACGCGTTGTTGCCATCACAGGTGCAGACCGACATCCGCTTCGTCGAAGTCAGCCGCACCAAACTCAAGGAAGCCACGGCGTCGCTGATTGGTACGCGTGGCAACTTCCTGCTCGGCTCCCCCGGCACGCTGCCGACCGTCGGCGGCGTACCGACGCCGAAACTGCCGGTGGATAACGGGCAGTTCAACTTCTCATGGATTGGCGGCAAGACCATGGCGATCATCAACGCCCTGGAAGGCAGCGGCTTTGCCTACACGCTGGCGCGCCCTAGCCTGGTGGCGCTGAGCGGACAAAGCGCGAGTTTCCTGGCCGGTGGCGAAATCCCGATTCCCGTGCCCAGCGCCGGCAGCGATACCGTGACCATCGAGTACAAGGAATTCGGCATCCGCCTGACCCTGACCCCGACCATCATCGGTAAAAATCGCATCGCGCTGAAGGTCGCACCGGAAGTCAGTGAGCTCGATTACAGCAACGCGATCACCATCGCCGGCGCCCAGGTGCCAGCCCTGACCATCCGCCGCACCGACACCAGCGTCTCCCTGGCTGACGGCGAAAGCTTCGTCATCAGTGGCTTGATCAGCACCACCAATACCTCGCAAGTGAACAAGTTTCCGGGGCTGGGCGACATTCCGATCCTCGGGGCGTTTTTCCGCAGTTCATCAATCAACCGCCAGGAGCGTGAGCTGCTGATGATCGTCACCCCGCACCTGGTACAACCGCTGGCGGCGGATGCACAACTGCCGTCGCTGCCGGGCGAAAAACTGCGCAACTATGACCCGAATTTCTACCGCATGTTCTTCCTCGAAAACGGCAACTTCGACAAACGCAGCGGGCTCTCGCAATGA
- the cpaB gene encoding Flp pilus assembly protein CpaB codes for MNSRVTMGLAAVLLLGAIFVGYWGLVLSRQPAPVTAPVASTAPVATVEKTVAVAEDQTRQPVVVLVHDVPPFTPLTAADLTVEKLRSAPAGSLSKVEQAVGRAPWRHLSAGTWLNDESFAAGGALARMIHSDERALAVAVDEVIGAAGQLTPGDYVDVLLYLRQDASNLQQSTQIVVPAMRVLGVGEQFGLTNDGQPATPALSSDDKLKQDQRRITARTVVLAVPEQLLSRLMLATQVGTLRLAVRSSEEQRLAKYWAGESESPAKLDSANSQLFQFTQLALGGAPKAPSSGGHVGATRPAVEIIRGNQLTQQTQ; via the coding sequence ATGAACAGTCGCGTCACCATGGGCCTTGCAGCAGTCCTTTTACTGGGGGCAATTTTTGTCGGTTATTGGGGCCTGGTCCTCAGTCGGCAACCCGCGCCCGTCACCGCACCGGTGGCCTCCACGGCCCCGGTGGCCACCGTTGAAAAAACCGTTGCCGTCGCCGAAGACCAGACCCGTCAACCGGTGGTTGTGCTGGTCCATGACGTCCCGCCATTCACCCCGCTCACTGCCGCGGACCTTACCGTGGAAAAACTGCGCAGCGCCCCCGCCGGCAGCCTGAGCAAAGTCGAGCAAGCCGTGGGGCGCGCGCCGTGGCGACACCTGAGCGCCGGCACCTGGCTCAACGATGAGAGCTTTGCTGCGGGCGGCGCCCTGGCGCGCATGATTCACAGCGATGAACGTGCCCTCGCCGTCGCCGTGGACGAAGTGATCGGTGCCGCCGGGCAACTGACCCCCGGCGACTATGTCGATGTGTTGTTGTACCTGCGCCAGGACGCCAGCAACCTGCAACAGTCGACGCAGATCGTTGTCCCCGCGATGCGCGTGCTCGGGGTGGGTGAGCAGTTCGGCCTGACCAACGACGGTCAACCCGCCACACCGGCCCTGAGCAGCGACGACAAACTCAAACAGGACCAACGCCGCATCACCGCACGCACCGTGGTGCTGGCTGTCCCCGAACAACTCTTGAGCCGGCTGATGCTCGCCACTCAGGTCGGCACGTTGCGCCTGGCCGTGCGCAGCAGTGAAGAGCAGCGCCTGGCCAAATACTGGGCCGGCGAAAGCGAGTCACCGGCCAAGCTCGACAGCGCCAACAGTCAACTTTTCCAGTTCACCCAACTGGCCCTGGGTGGCGCGCCGAAAGCTCCGTCCAGTGGCGGCCACGTTGGCGCGACGCGGCCAGCAGTGGAGATCATTCGCGGCAATCAACTCACCCAACAAACCCAATGA
- a CDS encoding Flp family type IVb pilin — MIFDYLVARAQLFFNSEDGASAIEYAIVVAMVAVVVVAFVTPLGNRVLQYFNDILVGLGGVAQVRTAP, encoded by the coding sequence ATGATTTTCGATTATCTAGTGGCCAGGGCTCAGTTGTTCTTCAACAGTGAAGACGGGGCATCGGCCATCGAATACGCGATTGTGGTGGCGATGGTTGCAGTGGTGGTCGTGGCGTTTGTGACGCCGCTTGGTAACCGGGTCCTGCAGTACTTCAACGATATTCTGGTGGGCCTCGGTGGTGTGGCGCAGGTCAGAACAGCGCCGTGA
- a CDS encoding Flp family type IVb pilin produces the protein MLFEYLMLRARQFLSSTEAASAIEYAIVVAMVAVVVVVFVTPVGARVLVMFNNMLVALGGTAVTAPTP, from the coding sequence ATGCTCTTTGAATACCTGATGTTGCGTGCTAGGCAGTTTCTGTCGAGTACCGAAGCGGCGTCGGCCATTGAGTACGCAATTGTTGTAGCAATGGTCGCGGTGGTGGTCGTGGTCTTCGTGACGCCCGTGGGCGCAAGGGTGCTAGTGATGTTCAACAATATGCTGGTAGCGTTGGGCGGGACTGCGGTGACGGCGCCCACGCCGTGA
- a CDS encoding response regulator — protein MNASSFPRQQLLLVDDEEDALLELAELLEGEGFSCFTATSVKLALHHLTCHPDIALVITDLRMPEESGMSLIKRLREHTSRQHLPVIVTSGHADMEDVSDMLRLQVLDLFRKPIYHVRLLETLNNLFPQVHSKSL, from the coding sequence ATGAACGCTTCCTCATTTCCCCGCCAACAGTTACTGCTGGTTGACGACGAAGAGGATGCGTTGCTGGAGTTGGCGGAATTGCTGGAGGGCGAGGGCTTCAGTTGCTTTACGGCCACTTCGGTCAAACTCGCCCTGCATCATTTGACGTGTCATCCAGACATTGCCTTGGTGATTACTGATCTGCGCATGCCGGAGGAGAGCGGCATGTCGCTGATCAAGCGATTGCGTGAGCACACCTCGCGCCAGCATTTGCCAGTGATCGTGACGTCCGGGCATGCTGACATGGAAGACGTCAGTGACATGCTGCGCTTGCAGGTGCTCGACCTGTTTCGCAAACCCATCTATCACGTGCGGTTGCTGGAAACGTTGAATAACCTGTTCCCGCAGGTTCATTCAAAATCACTGTGA